The nucleotide sequence GTGCATAGGGGAGCTCACACCCGACGGCAAGTGGTCAGCCGTCGACGAGCAGGAGGAGGCCGCCAAGGACTACAGCGCGGCAATGGCGGCCGGCCTAGTACAGCTGCAAGGGTTGGTCGAAGATCTGGCGGTCGGGCCGCGCGAGGAGGATCCGGAAGCGCCACCGCCCAAGCGGAAGGAAGGGCTGTTTGGGTTCGGGTTCGGCGTGCCGCAGGCGTAAAAAAGCCCGCCGGAGCGGGCTGGTGGATCTGCATCTGGTCGATGTGGCCGCCGTCACCCTCTAGGTATCGGGCTCTCGCTGAGGGGCGCCCCCATTTCACACAGCAATGCAATTCGCGGCACCCGAATCCCGGGAGCAAGACGGCCGCAAACGACAAAGCCGCCCGAAGGCGGCTCAACGAGATCGCTCGGCATGCCGAACGAGCGCTAGCGACTGACTGTTAAGTAGCCGAACCCTGCGAGCAGGTCTTCGGACGGACCGACTCTTCCAGGTTGGAAGTGCACGCCCAATCGGCATTCGCAGCGGTGTAAGTGAAGGTGATGGTCTTGCCCTTCAGCTTGTCATTGACGCCTTCCGTCTTAAACGTCGCCACCAGGGCGCAGGTCGTGGAGGTCGCTGTGGCCACGATGCCGTTAACGTACTTACCCTTCAGCGTGAAGTTGTTGGCTTCGTTCAGGGCGCCAGCAGGGATTGCGGGGGTGGGGTTAGCGCCAGTCGTCGCGTCCACTGCCGCGTTGGTGCTGCAGGCTTGCGCCAGACCATTGCTGCCGGAGATGTCCAT is from Variovorax paradoxus and encodes:
- a CDS encoding pilin, with the translated sequence MNRRTLARRAQAGFTLIELMIVVAIIGILAAIALPQYQNYTARAQTTEAMNLLAGLKTPVMDISGSNGLAQACSTNAAVDATTGANPTPAIPAGALNEANNFTLKGKYVNGIVATATSTTCALVATFKTEGVNDKLKGKTITFTYTAANADWACTSNLEESVRPKTCSQGSAT